From Arachis stenosperma cultivar V10309 chromosome 2, arast.V10309.gnm1.PFL2, whole genome shotgun sequence, one genomic window encodes:
- the LOC130960351 gene encoding putative homeobox-leucine zipper protein ATHB-51, with product MDWNNNGSTRSFVPRPDSSFSFLYNYTYTNPYPGIEMKQGGSSAMVEGPSSSTTLSMEKMNSNSNNLMMEKKKRLTNEQLESLERSFQKEIKLDPDRKMKLSKELGLQPRQIAVWFQNRRARWKAKQLEHLYDSLKQEFDLISKEKQKLQQEVMKLKGILRDHQGCRTTQISNYTEISGGGGGGGDETTVESTSEALRCSNTNKSSSISRATASIVHNHNNNNNNGNCSFTVEDYNTTVPPTVLPYWPAVPYYP from the exons ATGGATTGGAATAATAATGGCAGCACTAGATCCTTTGTTCCTCGACCTGATTCTTCTTTCAGCTTCCTCTACAACTATACCTACACCAACCCTTACCCAg gaatagaAATGAAACAAGGAGGATCATCAGCAATGGTGGAGGGTccatcatcatcaacaacatTATCAATGGAGAAAATGAACAGCAACAGCAACAACTTAATGatggagaagaaaaagaggctAACAAATGAACAGCTGGAGTCACTAGAAAGAAGCTTccagaaggaaataaagttggaTCCTGATCGGAAGATGAAGCTATCAAAGGAATTAGGGCTTCAACCTCGCCAAATTGCTGTGTGGTTCCAAAATAGACGTGCAAGGTGGAAGGCTAAGCAACTTGAGCATTTGTATGATTCTCTCAAACAAGAGTTTGATCTCATTTCCAAGGAGAAACAAAAGCTTCAACAAGAG GTAATGAAATTGAAGGGAATACTAAGAGATCATCAAGGTTGTAGAACTACTCAGATATCAAATTACACTGAAATCTCTGgtggaggtggtggtggtggtgatgagACTACTGTAGAAAGCACTTCTGAGGCCCTACGCTGTTCCAACACCAACAAATCATCATCAATTTCAAGAGCTACTGCTTCCATTGttcataatcataataataataataataatggaaaTTGCTCTTTCACTGTTGAAGACTACAACACTACAGTTCCACCAACAGTTCTTCCCTATTGGCCTGCTGTTCCTTATTACccttaa
- the LOC130960262 gene encoding 60S ribosomal protein L24 gives MVLKTELCRFSGQKIYPGKGIRFVRGDSQVFLFANSKCKRYFHNRLKPSKLTWTAMYRKQHKKDIAQEAVKKKRRATKRPYSRSIVGATLEVIQKRRTEKPEVRDAAREAALREIKERIKKTKDEKKAKKAETTAKSQKSQGKANVSKGAQPKGPKLGGGGGKR, from the exons ATGGTGCTCAA GACCGAACTTTGCCGTTTCAGCGGCCAGAAGATCTACCCTGGCAAAGGCATCAGATTCGTCCGTGGTGATTCACAG GTCTTTCTGTTTGCCAATTCCAAGTGCAAGAGGTACTTCCACAACAGATTGAAGCCGTCGAAGCTTACATGGACAGCCATGTATAGGAAGCAACATAAGAAG GACATTGCTCAAGAAGCTGTGAAGAAGAAGCGTCGTGCCACCAAGAGGCCTTACTCCAGGTCCATTGTTGGTGCCACTTTGGAAGTTATCCAGAAAAGGAGGACTGAGAAGCCGGAGGTTCGAGATGCTGCTAGAGAAGCTGCTCTTCG TGAAATCAAAGAGAGGATCAAGAAAACAAAGGATGAGAAGAAGGCAAAGAAGGCAGAAACTACAGCAAAGTCCCAAAAGTCCCAAGGCAAAGCTAATGTTTCCAAGGGTGCTCAACCTAAAGGCCCTAAGCTTGGCGGTGGTGGCGGCAAGCGCTAA